A part of Halorhodospira halophila genomic DNA contains:
- a CDS encoding PAS domain S-box protein, which produces MTGAEANPGSTTGRCGEWQTLFAHLPDATLLIDPGTGRVLEGNPAAAEHLGYPVEALCGLTIPDFEAVETPEEIAAHVERIRRHGRDDFESQHRRRDGTLIDVQITVSQIDFGGHPRLLAVFRDITERKETIRALRASEQRFLDVVNAAGEYIWEIDRNGIYQMVTAQIEPVLGRPVAEIIGRSPVDFMPAEEAQRIQAMLAERAETGAPWQGLEHESLHPDGTRIWQRVSGLPIFDDHGALIGFRGTGRDITAERQAQRNERRLNERLRLATTAARIGAWELDLETEQLEWDTGSTRIFGFDPTVFQHRLAGWRALLPTESQAITRDLVERTLRTQEPCEAEFRFERPDDGTVRHIRAVGHSVRDEQGRVRRVVGINEDITDRVQAREALAAQEARFRGLFELAPVGLAMNDFETGAFVDFNAKLPESAGYTREAFAGLTYWDLTPSEYEEQELEQLRAMEGTGYYGPYEKEFIHRDGHRFPVLLNGFRMTDPQTGRTVIWSVIQDISERKAVERTLRRAKEQAESANRAKSDFLANMSHEIRTPMNAVIGLGQLLLDTDLAPTQRSYAEKMHNASRMLLGIINDILDYSKIEADKLTLDPHPFDLHELTDQMATLFGETAGEKGLELFLRVEPSVPSSLTGDALRLGQVLSNLLSNAIKFTRKGQVGLTVERIDEDAEGVRLRFTVEDTGIGISAEQRRHLFQAFSQADTSTTRNYGGTGLGLVISQRLVERMGGELQLSSTPGAGTRFSFELRLPTAGARSPATLEPNAFGGHVLVVDDHRIARQILREHLEGWGFAVTEADSGPAAIEAARSAERSGRPFKLMLIDVHLPGGPDGRDTAQHLRTLHEHGDLPATDARIILVSAYQPEGEAADDHIDGHLAKPVTASTLLDMIQTTLGGDADGGTACETGTIPDLTGRSLLLVEDNAINQEVAQRLLEQTGARIILASNGAEAVARCREAPFDLILMDLQMPIMDGYEATREIRRDHPSLPILALTAAVLDSDRAGAREAGLDDHIGKPIDRQLLYQRLAYWLGESRPSSAAADASTPVDEGDEADTLPEHLPGIDQALGLRHLEGDRAFYRRLLQRFADQLDGELGQLPAALDRGETATAQRLAHTLKSTAATVGATRLAEAATAVDGCLKANEAVPEELHEAVRAALAELAGGLAALAKAPPPPARPSSRDKAAGGKALAALQRALDSHELVEEALLEAALEHLATFAEASTIEALRAEIEQFDYEAAAERLSRLATKTSPLDGGQQTP; this is translated from the coding sequence ATGACAGGCGCTGAGGCAAACCCCGGTAGCACAACCGGCCGGTGCGGCGAGTGGCAGACCCTGTTCGCCCACCTCCCCGACGCCACCCTGCTCATCGATCCGGGCACCGGCCGCGTGCTCGAGGGCAACCCGGCCGCGGCCGAGCACCTCGGCTACCCGGTGGAGGCGCTATGCGGTCTGACCATCCCCGATTTCGAGGCCGTCGAAACCCCGGAGGAGATCGCCGCGCACGTTGAACGGATCCGGCGCCACGGGCGCGACGACTTCGAGAGCCAGCACCGCCGCCGCGACGGAACGCTGATCGATGTCCAGATCACGGTCTCGCAGATCGATTTTGGCGGACACCCCCGGCTGCTCGCCGTCTTCCGGGACATCACCGAGCGCAAGGAGACCATCCGGGCCCTGCGGGCCAGCGAGCAGCGCTTTCTCGATGTGGTCAACGCGGCCGGCGAGTATATCTGGGAGATCGACCGCAACGGGATCTACCAGATGGTGACCGCCCAGATCGAGCCGGTTCTCGGCCGACCGGTGGCGGAGATCATCGGTCGCTCCCCGGTCGATTTCATGCCCGCCGAAGAGGCTCAGCGAATCCAGGCGATGCTCGCCGAGCGGGCCGAGACCGGGGCCCCCTGGCAGGGCCTGGAACATGAGTCGCTGCACCCGGACGGCACCCGGATCTGGCAGCGGGTCAGCGGGCTGCCGATCTTCGACGACCACGGGGCGCTGATCGGCTTCCGGGGCACCGGGCGCGATATCACCGCCGAGCGCCAGGCCCAACGCAACGAGCGGCGGCTCAACGAGCGGCTGCGCCTGGCCACCACGGCGGCCCGGATCGGCGCTTGGGAACTGGATCTGGAGACCGAGCAGCTGGAGTGGGATACGGGCTCGACCCGCATCTTCGGCTTCGACCCCACCGTTTTCCAACACCGCCTGGCGGGCTGGCGCGCCCTGCTCCCGACGGAGAGTCAGGCGATCACCCGGGACCTGGTCGAACGCACCCTGCGGACCCAGGAGCCGTGCGAGGCAGAATTCCGATTTGAGCGCCCCGACGACGGGACCGTACGGCACATCCGCGCCGTGGGCCATTCGGTCCGCGACGAACAGGGCCGGGTCCGGCGCGTGGTGGGGATCAACGAGGACATCACCGACCGGGTCCAGGCCCGTGAGGCCCTGGCGGCGCAGGAGGCCCGCTTCCGCGGCCTGTTCGAACTCGCGCCGGTGGGGCTGGCGATGAACGACTTCGAGACCGGTGCCTTCGTCGACTTCAACGCCAAGCTGCCCGAATCGGCGGGCTATACCCGCGAGGCTTTCGCCGGGCTCACTTACTGGGACCTGACCCCGAGCGAGTACGAAGAGCAAGAGCTGGAGCAACTCCGGGCCATGGAGGGCACCGGTTACTATGGGCCGTACGAGAAGGAGTTCATCCACCGCGACGGGCATCGCTTCCCGGTTTTGCTCAACGGGTTCCGCATGACGGACCCGCAGACCGGGCGGACGGTGATCTGGTCGGTCATCCAGGATATCTCCGAGCGCAAGGCGGTGGAACGGACCCTGCGCCGGGCCAAGGAGCAGGCGGAGAGCGCGAACCGGGCCAAGAGCGACTTCTTGGCCAACATGAGCCACGAGATCCGCACGCCGATGAACGCCGTCATCGGCCTGGGACAGCTGCTGCTTGACACCGATCTCGCGCCCACCCAGCGCAGCTACGCGGAGAAGATGCACAACGCCTCGCGGATGCTGCTGGGGATCATCAACGACATCCTCGACTACTCCAAGATCGAGGCGGACAAGCTCACCCTCGACCCGCACCCGTTCGACCTCCACGAGCTCACCGATCAGATGGCGACCCTGTTCGGCGAGACGGCCGGCGAAAAGGGCCTGGAGCTGTTCCTGCGGGTGGAGCCGAGCGTCCCCTCATCCCTGACCGGCGACGCCCTGCGCCTGGGCCAGGTCCTGAGCAACCTGCTCTCCAACGCCATCAAGTTCACCCGCAAGGGGCAGGTCGGGCTCACCGTCGAGCGCATCGATGAGGACGCCGAGGGCGTGCGGCTGCGCTTCACCGTCGAGGACACCGGCATCGGCATCAGCGCCGAGCAGCGCCGCCACCTCTTCCAGGCCTTCTCCCAGGCGGACACCTCCACCACCCGCAACTACGGCGGCACCGGCCTGGGGCTGGTGATCAGCCAGCGGCTGGTCGAGCGCATGGGCGGTGAACTCCAACTGTCCTCGACGCCGGGCGCCGGCACGCGCTTCTCGTTCGAGCTACGGCTACCCACCGCCGGGGCCCGATCGCCGGCCACGCTTGAACCGAATGCGTTCGGGGGGCACGTGCTGGTGGTCGACGATCACCGGATCGCCCGGCAGATCCTGCGCGAACACCTGGAGGGATGGGGGTTCGCGGTCACCGAGGCCGACAGCGGCCCGGCAGCGATCGAGGCCGCGCGGAGCGCCGAGCGCAGCGGCCGGCCCTTCAAGCTGATGCTGATCGACGTGCACCTGCCGGGCGGACCGGATGGCCGGGATACGGCACAGCACCTGCGAACCCTACACGAGCACGGCGACCTGCCCGCCACCGACGCCCGCATCATCCTGGTCAGCGCTTACCAGCCGGAGGGCGAGGCAGCGGACGATCACATCGACGGCCACCTGGCCAAGCCGGTCACCGCCTCCACGCTCCTGGACATGATCCAGACCACCCTGGGCGGCGATGCCGACGGCGGAACCGCCTGCGAGACCGGGACGATCCCGGATCTGACCGGCCGCTCGCTGCTCCTGGTCGAAGACAACGCCATCAATCAGGAGGTGGCGCAGCGGCTGCTGGAACAGACCGGCGCCCGGATCATCCTGGCCAGCAACGGCGCCGAGGCGGTAGCGCGCTGCCGCGAGGCGCCCTTCGACCTGATCCTCATGGACCTGCAGATGCCCATCATGGACGGCTACGAGGCCACCCGCGAGATCCGCCGGGACCACCCCTCGCTGCCCATCCTGGCGCTGACCGCGGCCGTGCTCGACAGCGACCGCGCAGGCGCCCGTGAAGCCGGCCTGGATGATCACATCGGCAAGCCCATCGACCGGCAGCTGCTGTACCAGCGCCTGGCCTACTGGCTCGGTGAGAGCCGTCCGTCGTCCGCCGCAGCGGATGCCTCCACGCCGGTCGACGAAGGGGATGAAGCCGACACGCTGCCCGAGCACCTGCCGGGGATCGATCAAGCCCTCGGGCTACGCCACCTGGAGGGGGATCGGGCTTTCTATCGGCGCCTGCTGCAGCGCTTCGCCGACCAGCTCGACGGCGAGCTCGGCCAGCTCCCCGCGGCCCTGGACCGGGGCGAGACCGCGACCGCGCAGAGGCTGGCGCACACGCTCAAGAGCACCGCCGCCACCGTCGGAGCCACCCGGCTGGCCGAGGCCGCGACCGCCGTCGACGGCTGCCTGAAGGCCAACGAGGCCGTGCCCGAGGAGCTGCACGAGGCCGTGCGCGCGGCCCTGGCCGAGCTGGCCGGCGGCCTGGCAGCGCTGGCAAAGGCGCCACCACCCCCTGCGCGGCCGAGCAGCCGGGACAAGGCCGCCGGAGGGAAGGCCCTGGCAGCACTGCAGAGGGCCCTGGACAGCCACGAACTGGTCGAGGAGGCGCTTCTGGAGGCGGCCCTGGAGCACCTGGCCACCTTCGCCGAGGCATCGACGATCGAGGCGCTGCGCGCGGAGATCGAGCAGTTCGATTACGAGGCGGCTGCCGAGCGGCTGAGCCGTCTGGCCACGAAGACCTCCCCGCTGGATGGAGGCCAGCAAACGCCCTGA
- a CDS encoding LysE family transporter: MEANDWLLLITVCALGAMSPGPSLAVVARHSLEGGRSAGLTAAVAHGIGVGGYAALSVVGLAGILAAHPTLLAAIQGLGAAYLGWLAVQSARSARIGPEPPAAQKDRSPAQPGSPIQAAGDGLAMALLNPKIALFFLAIFSPFTGPGQAAWEQALMVSIAAGVDIGWYAAVAALFSLPAWRERLKSHQRLREGVFAVVLAMLALYTAGIAVGAV; encoded by the coding sequence GTGGAAGCAAACGACTGGCTACTGCTGATCACCGTCTGCGCCCTGGGGGCCATGTCGCCGGGGCCGAGCCTGGCGGTTGTGGCGCGTCACAGCCTGGAAGGCGGTCGGTCGGCCGGGCTCACCGCGGCCGTCGCCCACGGTATCGGCGTCGGCGGCTACGCCGCCCTCAGCGTGGTCGGGCTGGCCGGTATCCTGGCCGCCCACCCGACCCTGCTGGCGGCCATCCAGGGCCTGGGTGCCGCATACCTGGGCTGGCTGGCCGTGCAGTCCGCCCGCAGCGCCCGGATCGGACCGGAACCCCCTGCTGCACAGAAAGACCGGTCGCCGGCGCAACCGGGCAGCCCGATCCAGGCGGCAGGAGACGGCCTGGCCATGGCACTGCTCAACCCGAAGATTGCCCTGTTCTTCCTGGCGATCTTCAGCCCGTTCACCGGCCCCGGGCAGGCGGCGTGGGAGCAGGCGCTGATGGTGTCCATTGCCGCCGGGGTGGACATCGGGTGGTATGCGGCGGTCGCCGCGCTGTTCTCGCTGCCAGCCTGGCGTGAGCGGCTAAAAAGCCACCAGCGGCTGCGCGAAGGAGTCTTCGCTGTGGTATTGGCCATGCTCGCGCTCTACACCGCCGGCATCGCTGTGGGCGCTGTCTGA
- a CDS encoding hybrid sensor histidine kinase/response regulator: protein MSNPYHRIIHQNEQRFRVATEAAGIGVWELDMRAGVFHWNQPMYDLYGVPYGDAPLTFAAWEQRLLPEDRRAALERIWAAVEQGQPWETTFRIRRPDGSLRDIRSAGQQLYDEQGQPSRMFGINEDVTEQRQAERARARAEQEHRASLRAISHGLSKPLRTLGRAHERLRASALDAEQRYDLEQAEMAGETLLAQVHAILGLAQPEPDAGQLRAEPFDLRRCLSEQVALLRELAERKGLQLHLEWGGALPRRVRGDPVRFLQVVNNLTHNAIHFTEHGSVTVRVRRLEGARIEVAVADTGPGIAEADQARIFEAFTRACNSPTCETGCGFGLYICQQIVSLLGGEIRVESTPGAGAVFSFSAVLPEADNDGEASMVGDLLGDEVPSPGAVELDVLVAEDDAASGRLLYELLLRIGCAPRLVDNGVDAFDEWQRRPPDLMLLDLHLPDLDGRRLTRLVRQAEAEEDMPRTPIAIITAHPLADVQRDCLQAGADRVFKERVGLGVLQQLIDHIRRLREQSTGCPV, encoded by the coding sequence ATGTCCAACCCGTATCACCGCATCATCCATCAGAACGAGCAGCGCTTTCGGGTCGCCACCGAAGCCGCCGGGATCGGGGTCTGGGAACTGGACATGCGCGCCGGCGTGTTCCACTGGAATCAGCCCATGTACGACCTCTACGGGGTGCCCTACGGCGATGCGCCGCTGACCTTCGCGGCCTGGGAGCAGCGCCTGCTGCCGGAAGACCGCCGGGCCGCGCTGGAGCGGATCTGGGCGGCGGTGGAGCAGGGCCAGCCCTGGGAGACGACCTTTCGCATCCGCCGGCCGGACGGCAGCCTGCGGGATATCCGCTCCGCCGGACAGCAGCTCTACGACGAGCAGGGCCAGCCGAGCCGGATGTTCGGGATCAACGAGGACGTCACCGAGCAGCGCCAGGCCGAGCGGGCCCGTGCCCGTGCCGAGCAGGAGCACCGCGCCTCCCTTCGGGCGATCAGCCATGGGCTGAGCAAGCCGCTGCGGACCCTGGGCCGGGCCCATGAGCGTCTCCGGGCCTCCGCCCTGGATGCCGAGCAGCGCTACGACCTCGAGCAGGCGGAAATGGCCGGCGAGACCCTCCTCGCCCAGGTCCACGCCATCCTTGGACTGGCACAGCCCGAGCCCGATGCAGGCCAACTGCGCGCCGAGCCCTTCGACCTGCGCCGCTGCCTGTCGGAGCAGGTGGCGCTGCTGCGCGAACTCGCCGAGCGCAAGGGACTGCAGCTGCACCTGGAGTGGGGCGGCGCGCTGCCGCGCCGGGTGCGCGGCGATCCGGTACGCTTTCTCCAGGTGGTCAACAACCTCACCCACAACGCCATCCACTTCACCGAGCATGGCTCGGTGACGGTACGCGTGCGGCGGCTTGAGGGGGCGCGGATCGAGGTGGCGGTGGCCGACACCGGGCCGGGGATCGCCGAGGCGGATCAGGCGCGCATCTTCGAGGCCTTCACGCGCGCCTGCAACTCACCCACCTGTGAAACCGGCTGTGGCTTCGGCCTCTACATCTGCCAGCAGATCGTCTCGCTGCTCGGTGGGGAAATCCGGGTGGAGAGCACCCCCGGCGCGGGTGCGGTCTTCAGCTTCTCCGCCGTGCTCCCGGAGGCCGACAACGACGGCGAGGCCTCAATGGTTGGCGATCTGCTCGGTGACGAGGTCCCGTCCCCGGGTGCGGTGGAACTCGATGTGCTGGTCGCCGAGGACGATGCGGCCAGTGGCCGGCTGCTCTACGAACTCCTGCTGCGCATCGGCTGCGCACCCCGTCTGGTGGACAACGGCGTGGACGCCTTCGACGAGTGGCAGCGCCGGCCCCCGGACCTGATGCTCCTCGACCTGCACCTGCCCGATCTCGACGGACGCCGGCTGACCCGGCTGGTGCGTCAGGCCGAAGCCGAGGAGGACATGCCGCGCACCCCCATTGCTATCATCACCGCCCATCCTCTGGCCGACGTGCAGCGCGACTGCCTGCAGGCCGGGGCGGACCGGGTGTTCAAGGAGCGGGTCGGACTGGGTGTCCTGCAGCAGCTCATCGATCACATCCGCAGGCTGCGGGAACAGTCCACCGGCTGTCCGGTCTGA
- a CDS encoding EAL domain-containing protein: MDNETPVTRLMHAGILHCSPETPLNEAANRMAAGGKSAIVVLDDEDRAIGIWTEHDALTVDFSDPCACQVPIREAMSSPVETVPSQTSIGEAASAFREGRRRHALVVDTRERPIGIISRTDVVLNLGLAPYLRLREVRSVMRTEPLVLPDTLPLADAAAQMRESAWEAAVVAAPGDELGIITERDLVRCVADYPGSTVIGALASRPLLQIEADALLIRARSLFFHNQVRHLAVTDEQGSVAGLLGLNDLLVGTEQLHLKDLQSAIEQRDEAISESRINARLAQRLIESSREAVMITSAEGYIEYINDAFVDLTGYSNRDVIGRTPSLLASGRHAQSFFSDMWQSIHEQGAWEGDIWNRRKTGELYLASLNISAVRNDRGQTVNYVGQLHDVTEIRDQQERLRRQAYYDPLTRLPNRRLIEERLPTIVTRASREGGHIGIVIIDLDGFKQVNDSLNHDSGDRILQELAGRMNETLGEADELGRLAGDEFIAIIAPGGDHDGVVRRARRLMSAVNAPLEQAGQHFRIGCSVGIATYPDDGEEASALIQHASTALRRAKHEGRNTLRLYRAEMHEAIHQRLALESDLRGALENDAGLEVWYQPLFTSAHHRLAHLEALVRWRHPQQGLIAPGTFVPLAEQAGLMRSLGDWVLDAVCRQLATWREQGLSPPPVAVNLSAQQLWVDDLVSRVRDRLDHHQLPSQCLSFELTESAFLAPDQNPTGVLRGLREIPCEVAIDDFGTGYSSLSYLHELPANTLKIDRAFIRGLAENRNSRAIVAAITSLARELGMKVVAEGVETAEQLAALEGFPVDLVQGFLLGRPTPAEDVEQAFLTATA, translated from the coding sequence ATGGATAACGAGACGCCGGTCACCCGGCTAATGCACGCCGGCATCCTCCACTGCTCACCGGAGACCCCGCTCAACGAGGCGGCCAACCGCATGGCTGCGGGCGGCAAAAGCGCCATCGTGGTCCTCGATGACGAGGATCGCGCCATCGGCATCTGGACCGAACACGACGCGCTGACCGTCGATTTCTCCGACCCCTGCGCGTGTCAGGTTCCGATCCGCGAAGCCATGAGCTCCCCGGTAGAGACGGTGCCGTCGCAGACCTCCATCGGCGAGGCGGCCAGTGCCTTCCGCGAGGGGCGGCGCCGCCATGCGCTGGTGGTGGACACCCGCGAGCGGCCCATCGGCATCATCTCGCGCACCGATGTCGTCCTCAATCTGGGCCTCGCCCCCTACCTGCGCCTGCGTGAGGTGCGCAGCGTCATGCGTACCGAGCCACTGGTCCTGCCCGACACCCTCCCCCTGGCCGATGCGGCGGCGCAGATGCGCGAGTCGGCCTGGGAGGCCGCCGTGGTGGCCGCCCCCGGTGACGAGCTGGGCATAATTACCGAGCGGGACCTGGTGCGCTGCGTCGCCGACTACCCCGGCTCGACGGTGATCGGCGCACTGGCCAGCCGCCCGCTGCTCCAAATCGAGGCCGATGCCCTGTTGATCCGCGCACGCAGCCTGTTCTTCCACAACCAGGTCCGCCACCTCGCCGTAACCGATGAGCAGGGCTCCGTGGCGGGGCTGCTCGGCCTCAACGACCTACTCGTTGGCACCGAGCAGCTCCACCTCAAGGATTTGCAGAGCGCCATCGAGCAGCGCGACGAGGCCATCAGCGAATCCCGCATTAACGCTCGTTTGGCACAGCGGCTAATCGAGTCCTCGCGGGAGGCGGTGATGATCACCAGCGCCGAGGGTTACATCGAGTACATCAATGATGCCTTCGTCGATCTCACCGGCTACAGCAATAGGGACGTCATCGGTCGAACCCCGTCGCTGCTGGCCTCGGGCCGCCATGCCCAGTCTTTCTTCAGCGACATGTGGCAGTCGATCCACGAGCAAGGCGCCTGGGAAGGCGACATCTGGAACCGGCGCAAGACCGGCGAACTCTACCTGGCCAGCCTGAACATCAGTGCCGTACGCAACGATCGGGGGCAGACCGTCAACTACGTCGGCCAACTACACGATGTCACCGAAATCCGCGACCAGCAGGAGCGGCTGCGCCGCCAGGCCTACTACGACCCGTTGACCCGACTGCCCAACCGGCGCCTGATCGAGGAGCGGCTACCGACCATAGTGACCCGGGCCAGCCGTGAGGGTGGTCACATCGGGATCGTCATCATCGACCTCGACGGCTTCAAGCAGGTCAACGACAGCCTGAACCACGACAGCGGTGACCGCATCCTCCAGGAACTGGCCGGGCGCATGAACGAAACCCTGGGCGAGGCGGACGAACTGGGCCGGCTGGCCGGCGATGAGTTCATCGCCATCATTGCCCCGGGCGGGGACCACGACGGCGTGGTCCGGCGTGCCCGGCGTCTGATGAGCGCCGTGAACGCCCCCCTGGAGCAGGCCGGACAGCACTTTCGCATCGGCTGCAGCGTCGGGATCGCCACCTACCCGGACGACGGCGAGGAGGCCAGCGCGCTGATCCAGCATGCCAGCACCGCACTGCGCCGGGCTAAACACGAGGGGCGCAACACCCTGCGCCTCTACCGCGCCGAGATGCACGAGGCCATCCACCAACGCCTGGCCCTGGAGAGCGATCTGCGCGGCGCCCTGGAGAATGACGCGGGCCTAGAGGTCTGGTACCAGCCGCTGTTCACGTCAGCCCACCACCGCCTCGCCCACCTGGAGGCCCTCGTCCGCTGGCGTCACCCGCAGCAGGGGCTCATCGCCCCGGGAACGTTCGTGCCACTGGCCGAGCAGGCAGGGCTGATGCGCAGCCTGGGTGACTGGGTGCTCGACGCGGTCTGCCGGCAACTGGCCACCTGGCGGGAGCAGGGGCTGAGTCCTCCGCCCGTCGCCGTCAACCTCTCAGCGCAGCAGCTGTGGGTCGATGATCTGGTGAGCCGGGTCCGCGACCGACTCGATCACCATCAGTTGCCGAGCCAATGCCTCTCCTTCGAGCTCACCGAGAGCGCATTCCTGGCTCCGGATCAGAACCCCACCGGGGTGCTGCGAGGGCTGCGCGAAATCCCCTGCGAGGTCGCCATCGACGACTTCGGTACGGGCTACTCGTCCCTGAGCTACCTTCATGAGCTCCCGGCCAACACCCTGAAAATCGACCGGGCGTTTATCCGCGGCTTGGCGGAGAACCGCAACAGCCGCGCCATCGTCGCTGCGATCACCAGCCTGGCCCGGGAGCTTGGCATGAAGGTGGTGGCCGAAGGGGTGGAGACAGCCGAACAGCTGGCGGCCCTGGAAGGCTTTCCGGTGGACCTGGTGCAGGGTTTCCTGCTCGGGCGGCCCACCCCCGCCGAGGACGTGGAGCAGGCGTTCCTGACCGCGACGGCTTAG
- a CDS encoding circadian clock KaiB family protein: MPEDTSAPRYLLRLFIAGDSPHARAALHNLQRICESQFPDQYRIEVVDLMHEPHRGDEEGVIATPALIKELPPPVRRVIGDLSDREQVLNGLQLIPEAKDGMP; this comes from the coding sequence ATGCCAGAAGACACCTCCGCGCCCCGCTATCTGCTGCGGCTTTTCATTGCGGGCGACAGTCCGCACGCCCGCGCAGCCCTGCACAATCTCCAGCGGATCTGCGAGTCACAGTTCCCGGATCAGTACCGCATCGAGGTGGTCGATCTGATGCACGAGCCGCACCGGGGTGACGAAGAGGGGGTGATTGCCACCCCCGCGCTCATTAAGGAGCTACCGCCACCGGTGCGGCGTGTCATCGGTGATCTTTCGGATCGTGAGCAGGTACTCAACGGCCTGCAGTTGATCCCCGAGGCAAAGGATGGAATGCCATGA
- the kaiC gene encoding circadian clock protein KaiC, whose protein sequence is MSERSIEPVRKTATGIPGFDSIARGGVPAGRTTLVAGTPGSGKTVFAGQFLAAGILDEQTPGVFVTCEESPADLRRNLQAFGWPVEEWEASGWWTFVDASPDIDQEPQETGAYDLGGLIARVFGAVQRSGATRLAIDSLGAMFSRFPDVRQVRWDLFRIAGQMKRLEITTVMTAEREAEYGLVARHGVEEFVADNVVILRNILEAETRRRTVEILKFRGTNHQKGEYPFTILPESGVVAIPLSAMELTQRSSELRITSGNADLDRMCGGGFYRDSIVLASGATGTGKTLMATEFIAGGLAVGERCLLFAFEESRDQLIRNARGWDVQYEPAEARGDLQIHCEYPESAGLEDHLIRIKQAIDTFRPHRIALDSLTALERVATPRGFREFVIALTSFTKDRETAGLFTASTPSLMGGSSVTEAHISTLTDSIILLRYVEMAGEVRRGLTVLKMRGAAHEKSIRQFRIDHRGMHIGDPFRGIEGILEGHPNRIIDSPSAAGRDPRSSHYCE, encoded by the coding sequence ATGAGTGAACGGAGCATCGAGCCGGTGCGCAAGACCGCCACCGGGATCCCGGGGTTCGACTCCATCGCCCGGGGGGGTGTCCCGGCGGGACGGACCACTCTGGTCGCGGGTACGCCGGGTAGCGGCAAGACGGTCTTTGCGGGGCAGTTCCTGGCTGCGGGGATCCTCGATGAGCAAACCCCGGGCGTTTTTGTCACTTGCGAGGAATCACCGGCCGACCTGCGGCGCAATCTGCAGGCCTTCGGGTGGCCCGTGGAGGAGTGGGAGGCCAGCGGCTGGTGGACGTTCGTGGACGCCTCCCCCGATATCGATCAGGAGCCGCAGGAGACCGGCGCCTACGACCTGGGTGGCCTGATCGCTCGGGTCTTCGGCGCCGTGCAGCGCTCGGGCGCGACCCGCCTGGCCATCGACTCCCTCGGTGCCATGTTCTCGCGCTTCCCGGATGTCCGGCAGGTGCGCTGGGATCTGTTTCGGATTGCCGGCCAGATGAAGCGCCTGGAGATCACCACCGTCATGACCGCCGAGCGCGAGGCCGAGTATGGTTTGGTGGCACGGCACGGGGTGGAAGAGTTCGTTGCGGATAACGTGGTCATCCTGCGGAATATCCTGGAGGCGGAGACACGCCGCCGGACGGTGGAGATCCTCAAATTCCGCGGCACGAACCACCAGAAAGGGGAGTACCCGTTCACGATCCTGCCCGAAAGCGGTGTGGTTGCAATCCCGCTCTCGGCGATGGAACTGACCCAGCGTTCCTCCGAATTGCGTATTACCTCGGGCAACGCCGATCTGGACCGGATGTGCGGCGGTGGCTTTTACAGGGATTCCATCGTGCTCGCTTCCGGGGCCACGGGGACCGGCAAGACCCTGATGGCCACGGAATTCATCGCAGGCGGCCTGGCGGTCGGCGAGCGTTGCCTGCTCTTTGCCTTCGAGGAGAGTCGCGACCAGCTCATCCGCAACGCCCGTGGCTGGGACGTTCAGTACGAGCCCGCCGAAGCGCGGGGTGACCTGCAAATCCACTGCGAGTACCCGGAGTCGGCCGGGCTGGAGGATCACCTCATCCGCATCAAGCAGGCCATCGACACCTTCCGGCCCCACCGGATCGCTCTCGACAGCCTGACCGCGCTGGAGCGCGTAGCCACCCCACGTGGGTTCCGGGAGTTTGTCATCGCTCTGACCTCCTTCACCAAGGATCGGGAGACGGCGGGATTGTTTACGGCCAGTACGCCCTCGCTGATGGGTGGATCCTCCGTCACCGAGGCCCACATCTCCACACTCACCGATTCGATCATCCTGCTGCGCTACGTCGAAATGGCCGGCGAGGTGCGGCGCGGGCTCACCGTCCTCAAGATGCGCGGTGCCGCTCACGAGAAGAGCATTCGGCAGTTCCGGATCGATCACCGGGGCATGCATATCGGCGACCCGTTCCGCGGCATCGAAGGCATCCTGGAGGGGCATCCCAACCGAATCATCGACTCGCCGTCCGCTGCCGGCAGGGATCCCCGATCCTCGCATTACTGTGAGTGA